A window of Callospermophilus lateralis isolate mCalLat2 chromosome 13, mCalLat2.hap1, whole genome shotgun sequence contains these coding sequences:
- the Rgs18 gene encoding regulator of G-protein signaling 18 isoform X2 → METSFVLFSQLNMCETKEKAFFKLIHGGLGKEEASKEAKTRVSPEEAVKWGESFDKLLSHRDGLDAFTRFLKTEFSEENIEFWIACEDFKKNKEPQQITLKAKAIYEKFIQSDAPQEVNLDFHTKEVITKSITQPTLHSFDAAQSRVYQLMEQDSYTRFLKSDIYLELIEGRPRRPTNLRRRSRSFTYNEFQDVKSDVAIWL, encoded by the exons ATGGAAACATCATTTGTCTTGTTTTCTCAATTAAATATgtgtgaaacaaaagaaaaagcttTTTTCAAGTTAATACATGGTGgtctaggaaaagaagaagcaaGCAAAGAGGCCAAAACCag AGTCTCCCCTGAAGAAGCAGTGAAATGGGGTGAATCATTTGACAAACTGCTATCCCATAGAG ATGGACTGGATGCTTTCACCAGATTTCTTAAGACTGAATTCAGTGAAGAAAATATCGAATTTTGGATAGCCTGTGaagatttcaagaaaaacaaggaACCTCAACAAATTACACTTAAAGCAAAAGCAATATATGAGAAATTTATACAGAGTGATGCTCCCCAAGAG GTTAACCTTGATTTTCACACCAAAGAAGTCATTACTAAGAGCATCACCCAACCTACCCTCCACAGTTTTGATGCTGCACAAAGCAGAGTATATCAACTCATGGAACAAGACAGCTACACGCGTTTTCTGAAATCTGACATCTATTTAGAATTGATAGAAGGAAGACCTCGGAGACCAACAAATCTTAGGAGACGATCACGCTCATTTACCTATAATGAATTCCAGGATGTGAAATCAGATGTTGCCATTTGGCTATAA
- the Rgs18 gene encoding regulator of G-protein signaling 18 isoform X1, whose amino-acid sequence METSFVLFSQLNMCETKEKAFFKLIHGGLGKEEASKEAKTRAKEKRNRLSLLVQKLDSHEETHSSRFGALSKELRVSPEEAVKWGESFDKLLSHRDGLDAFTRFLKTEFSEENIEFWIACEDFKKNKEPQQITLKAKAIYEKFIQSDAPQEVNLDFHTKEVITKSITQPTLHSFDAAQSRVYQLMEQDSYTRFLKSDIYLELIEGRPRRPTNLRRRSRSFTYNEFQDVKSDVAIWL is encoded by the exons ATGGAAACATCATTTGTCTTGTTTTCTCAATTAAATATgtgtgaaacaaaagaaaaagcttTTTTCAAGTTAATACATGGTGgtctaggaaaagaagaagcaaGCAAAGAGGCCAAAACCag AgccaaggaaaaaagaaataggcTAAGTCTTCTTGTGCAGAAACTTGACTCACATGAAGAGACCCACTCCAGTAGATTTGGGGCTTTGTCCAAAGAATTGAG AGTCTCCCCTGAAGAAGCAGTGAAATGGGGTGAATCATTTGACAAACTGCTATCCCATAGAG ATGGACTGGATGCTTTCACCAGATTTCTTAAGACTGAATTCAGTGAAGAAAATATCGAATTTTGGATAGCCTGTGaagatttcaagaaaaacaaggaACCTCAACAAATTACACTTAAAGCAAAAGCAATATATGAGAAATTTATACAGAGTGATGCTCCCCAAGAG GTTAACCTTGATTTTCACACCAAAGAAGTCATTACTAAGAGCATCACCCAACCTACCCTCCACAGTTTTGATGCTGCACAAAGCAGAGTATATCAACTCATGGAACAAGACAGCTACACGCGTTTTCTGAAATCTGACATCTATTTAGAATTGATAGAAGGAAGACCTCGGAGACCAACAAATCTTAGGAGACGATCACGCTCATTTACCTATAATGAATTCCAGGATGTGAAATCAGATGTTGCCATTTGGCTATAA